GCCTGCGCGCCGCCGGCTTCGACGGGGTGCAGCTGCACGGCGCCCACGGCTACCTGCTCTCCCAGTTCCTGTCGCCGGTCCGCAACCGCCGCAGCGACGAGTACGGCGGCAGCCTGGACAACCGCTCCCGCTTCACGCGCGAGGTTTACGAGGCCGTGCGCGCCGAGGTCGGACCCGGCTGGCCGGTGATGATCAAGCTCAACGGCCACGACTTCCTCGAGGGGTCGACCACCGAGCGCGACTCCACCCACCTGGCGGCCGCCCTCGCCGCGGCAGGCATCGACGCCATCGAGGTCTCGGGCGGCACCGGCGGCTCGGGCGCCCTCGGATCGGCCCGCCGCAACATCGAGACCGTCGACGACGAGGGCTACTTCCTGCCCCAGGCCCGGGCGATCCGGGAGGCGGCGCCGGGCGTGCCGCTGATCCTTGTCGGCGGCCTGCGCTCCCTCGACAAGATGGAGGCGGTGCTCGCCTCCGGGGCCGCCGACCACTTCGCCATGTCGCGGCCGCTGATCCGCGAGCCGGACCTGCCGGCGCGCTGGGCCTCGGGCGACCGCCGCCGCGCCGACTGCGTCTCGTGCCGGGGCTGCTTCGGCCCCGCGAGCAGGGGCGAGGGCATCCGCTGCGTCAACATCTAGGAGTTCGTGCCGCAGTGGCCGTCTGACAACGACTCGGTCAACCACGCATGCGGAGAAGGCCAATACGGTACGAACTCCTCGGGATGCGCGCAGCGCATCCTCTCAGGGGCGTGTAGGCAGAGAACAAGGACCACACCAGGAGCGCGCGTGGGGACCTTTGCCCGTGCGCTGCTAGAGCTGGGACCACCGGAGGCGGCATCACTTCGAAGCATC
The sequence above is drawn from the Thermoanaerobaculales bacterium genome and encodes:
- a CDS encoding NADH:flavin oxidoreductase, whose translation is MATVFDSTTINGLRLANRLVRSATWEGLGGPDGRVNDGVLAIYRRLAQGGVGLIITGYLSVRSDGRQHPTQLGADRDELVVGLAELAAAVHDHGGKVVGQIVHCGGQAVRSASGGQDPVAPSAVASPGYPEVPRELPVAGIRDLVRRFAAAAGRLRAAGFDGVQLHGAHGYLLSQFLSPVRNRRSDEYGGSLDNRSRFTREVYEAVRAEVGPGWPVMIKLNGHDFLEGSTTERDSTHLAAALAAAGIDAIEVSGGTGGSGALGSARRNIETVDDEGYFLPQARAIREAAPGVPLILVGGLRSLDKMEAVLASGAADHFAMSRPLIREPDLPARWASGDRRRADCVSCRGCFGPASRGEGIRCVNI